CGAACACCGAGAGGCCGAACGTGGCGCGGCCGACGTGCTCGAAGACGATGTCCGGGTCGCGGCCGGCCCGGTCGCGGATGAGCGAGCCCAGCCGCTTGCCGACCTCGACCACCCGGTCCGGGTCGTCGCCGAGGTCGTCGGTCAGGCCGAACTCCTCCCGGTTGATCACGATGTCGCAGCCGAGCCTGCGCAGCACCTCGGCCTTGCGCTCGGAGCCGACGACCCCGACCGGGATGCCGCCGCCGTTCTTCACGTACTGGACCGCGTACGCGCCCAGGCCGCCGGCCGCGCCCCAGATCAGCACCACGTCGCCCTGCTTCATCCGGGCGCCGCGGTCGCTCACCAGCATCCGGTAGGCGGTGCCCGCGCACAGCGGGTTCGTCGCGGCTTCCTCCCACGTCAGGTGGCCGGGCTTGGGGATCAGCTGGCTCGCCCGCACCACCGCGTACTCGGCGAGGCCGCCGAAGTTCGTCTCGAAGCCCCAGGCGCGCTGCTCGGCGCCCATCATGCCGTCGGCGTGGGTCGCGGGCTCCTGGTCGTCCACGTAGGCCGGGCTGACCACCACGTGGTCACCCGGCTTCCAGTGCCGCACCCCGGAGCCGACCCGCGCCACCACTCCGGCGCCGTCGGAGCCGACCACGTGGTGGGGCAGGTCGTGCCGGGTCGCCCAGCCGCCCTGGCGGGCGAACTGCTTGAGGAAGCGGAACGTCGGGATCGGCTCGAACATCGCCGACCACACGGTGTTGTAGTTGACCGCGCTCGCCATCACCGCGACCAGCACCTCGTCCGGCGCCAGTTCCGGCATCGGCACCGGGCCGACGCGCAGCGACTTGCGCACGTCCTTGTCCTCGACACCGCGGAACATGTCGCAGTCCTCGACGCGGAGGTGCGCCGCCACGTAGTCGTCCGGCACCGGCGTGCGCGCGATCTCCTCGGGCGCCGCGCCGCGCAGCAACACTTCGGACAGTGAGCTCATAGCCGCCTCTCGGATTACCGGAGCACAATCAGCCCGCGGCGGCGGATGACCGCCGGTCGGGGCGCACCGGTGCGTCAGCACGGATGCGGATCGGTGCCACCGAAGCTAGCCACGGCCCCCGGGGCCGACCACCCCTCTCCGGCCCCTGTTCGGGGTCGTCGGGGGGCACAGGGGTCGGTCCGGGGTGGTGCTGGGGTTGCCGCCGTCACGCGCCGGCGGCCATATTCCGAAACGCCGGGCGACCGGTGCACGGACCACCTGACCAGCGTCACGACCGGGGGACAGATGACGGCGCAGACCTTGGCCGCGCAGACCGGATCAGCAGACCTCCAGGCCGATTTCCGAGCACCCGCCGTGCGGCTGGGCCGCCTCTTGGACCCCGGTTCCGCGACGCCCCTGCACGCGCCGGACGACAGCGGGGTGACCGCGGTGCGCGGCCGGGTCGACGGCGCGCCGGTGATCGCCTACTGCACGGACGCCACCAGGATGGGCGGCGCGCTGGGCGCGGCGGGCGCCCGCCACATCGTGACCGCGATCGACACCGCGGTGGTCGAGGGCGCGCCGGTGATCGGGCTGTGGCACTCGGGCGGCGCGAAGCTCGCCGACGGCGTCGAGTCGATGGACGGCGTCGGCCGCATGTTCGCCGCCATGACCCGGGCGTCCGGCGTGGTGCCGCAGGTCTCGCTGGTCCTGGGCCCGGCCGCCGGCGCCGCCGCGTACGGGCCGGCCCTGACCGACGTCGTCGTGATGTCCGAGGACGCGCGGCTGTTCGTGACCGGGCCGGAGGTGGTGCGCTCGGTGACCGGCGAGGTGATCGACATGGACGGCCTCGGCGGCCCGGTCGCCCACGGCCGCAAGTCGGGGGTGGCGCACCTGGTCGTCCCCACCGAGGCCGAGGCGTACCTGCGGGTCCGCCGGCTGGTCGGGTTCTTCACCCACCCCGGCGCGGTCGACCCGACGCCCGAGCCGGACCACGACCTCGCCGCCCTGCTGCCGGAGTCGGCCAGGCGCGCCTACGACGTGCACCCGGTCGTCACCGGCCTGCTGGACGACGGCGTGTTCGAGGAGCTGCAGGCCACGTGGGCGCCGAACGTGGTCGTGGGCCTCGGCCGGCTGCGCGGCCGGTCGGTCGGCGTGGTCGCGAACAACCCGCTGCGCAAGGGCGGTTGCCTGGACTCGCTGTCGGCCGAGAAGGCCGCCCGGTTCGTCCGGATGTGCGACTCCCTGGGCGTGCCCCTGGTGGTGCTGGTCGACGTGCCGGGCTACCTGCCGGGCGTCGGCCAGGAGTGGGGTGGCGTGGTCCGGCGCGGCGCGAAGCTGCTGCACGCCTTCGCCGAGTCGACCGTGCCGCGGGTGACGCTGATCCTGCGCAAGTCCTACGGCGGCGCCTACATCGCCATGAACTCCCGCTCGCTGGGCGCCACGGCGGTCTTCGCCTGGCCGGGCGCCGAGGTGGCGGTCATGGGCACCGAAGCGGCCGTCGGCATCCTGCACCGCAAGAAGCTGGCCGCCGTGGCGGAGTCGGAGCGGGAGGCGTTGCGGGCGCGGCTCGTCGAGGAGCACCAGCGCATCGCGGGCGGCGTGGACCGCGCCCTGGCGCTCGGCGTCGTGGACGAGGTCATCCCACCCGGCCAGACCCGTGCCCGGCTGGCCGGGGCGCTGGCCGACGCGCCCGCGGGTCGGGGCGGCCACTCCAACATCCCCCTGTGAGGCGACCCGTGACCGGCCACCACCTCATCGCCCTGCGCGCCCTGGTCGAACAGGCCAGGACCCACACCGCGGCCCTGCGCCGGCACTCCGCCCACCCGGCGGTCCGCCGCCTGGTCGGCGACGTCGAACGCCTGGCCGCGGACGTCGACGAAGCCGCTTCCAGCCTGCCCGTCACCGCTCGTGACCTGGACCGCGAGGTCGTCGTGGTGCCGGACACCCCGTACGACCCGGCGCTCTGGCACGGGGCGGACGACGAGGGCGTGGGTGGTCACCGCCGGCACGACGGCTGACACGCCGGCACGCGAAGCGCGCGCCCCGAACAGTACCGTCGACAGTGGACCGCCGAGCGCGGCCTCCGCCGCGAACCACGGCGGAGGCCGTCCTGTGCGACCCTGGTACCAGGACGAGTCGACGGGAAGGCGGCCAGCGTGATCATCTTCGGCTTGCGGACCAAGGTGTTCGCCCTGGCGATGCTGGCCCTGCTGTGCCCGCGGTGCGGCAACCGGTCGGCGCACCCCCTGCACAGGGCGGTCACCAAGTTCACCCTCTTCTTCGTCCCGCTGATCCCGGTGAAGACCAGGTACACCACGCAGTGCACGTTCTGCGGCCTCACCAACCGGCTGGCCAAGGACCAGGCGACGCAGCTGCTCCGGCAGGCGGACGTCCAGCGCGGGCCGTCGCAGGGCGCCACGTGGCACTAGTCCCGCCCGCGGGGTGAGGACGAGTCCGGCACGTGCACCCAGCCCTGCCTGGGCTCGGACCCGATCTGCACGTTCACGTACGGCGCGAAGGCCGACGGCGCGATCCCCTCGTAACCGTGGTGGACCACGGCCCGGTACAGGTCGTCGGAGACGACGAGCACCAGGGGTTCGGCCGTCTCCCGCAGCGCCAGCTTGAGCCGGGGCGCGTCGAGCAGGCGGCACGAGACGTCCAGCAGCTGGCCGTACTGGCCGCGCTCGTCGTAGTGCACCTCGCCCGCGTGCACCACGGCCCGCAAGCGCAGCGGCAGGTCCGGCCGGCGCGCGTTGTGCAGCGCCAGCAGGCCGCTCAGCTCGGGCACCACCGAACCCAGCAGCAGCGTCTTCGGCAACCGGTCCGACGGCCGGATGAGCACGAGCACGCCGTCACCGAGGTCCACCAGCCGGTCGATGTCGTCCTCGCCGACGCCGTGCGCCGCCATGGCGTCCAGCAGGACGTCGTACATCACCTGCCGCAGCGCCGCCTTCTCCCGGTTGCCGCGGGCCGTTGAGCCCTCCATGTCCACACCGAGCGCGATGCGGTACAGCGGGTGTCGTGCAGTCGCGTTCACCATGCCGGAAACCCTGCCCATCCCCGTTTCCCGGGAACAAGCAGTGCGCCGTCCCGCGTTTCCGGGTTCACCCCGGGGAGTCGCCGATGCCGTGCTGCCTGGCCTTCTCCACCAGCTCGTGCCGGGTGCGCACCTGCAGCTTGCCCTGGATGTCCAGCACGCGGTTGGCGACGGTCTTCGCGGTTAGTCGCATCTCGCCGGCGATCTGGGTGTTCGTCAGGCCCCTGACCGCCAGCCGCAGGGTCTTGTACTCGGCCCGGGTCAGGTTCAGCGGCAGCTCGCCGTCCGCGGCGGCCACCGGCATGGTCAGCAGGGCCCGCCCGACGCGCGGGTCGAACACCATCTTGCCCTCGGCGACGGCGCGCACCGCCTGAACCAGGGCCTTCTCCTCCTTGCGGAGGTAGCCGTGCGCGCCGGCCTTCACGGCCGCCAGGACGTGCTCCAGCTCCTCGTGCATGGACAGCACCAGCACCTTGCTCTCGGGCGCCACCTCGGCGATGCGGCGGATCACGGCGGCCCCGCACAGCACCGGGTCGGCGTCCGGGGCGAGCGGGATCCTGAGGTCCAGGACCACCACGTCGGGCAGCTCCCGCTGGGCGGACGCGACGGCGTCCTCGGCGTTGCCGGCGTCCCCCACCACGACGATGTCCGGGGCGCCCTCCAGCTCGCCCCGGACCCCCTTGAGGAAGATCGGGTGGTCATCGACCAGCAGCACCCGGTACTCGCTCTGCGTCATGTAGCGCTCCCAGCGCGTGCGCGACGCGGCGGCTGCGCCGACGCCGCGCCACCCGCGCAGCTCAAGTCATCTCGAAGGGTATGAGGGCGGTGATGCGGGTGCCGGGCGCCAGGTGGTCGACGGAGAAGTCGCCACCGAGCCCGGTGCAGCGCTCCTTCATGGACGCCAACCCGATCCCGAACGGCAGTTCCTCGGGCATCCCCCGGCCGTCGTCGGCCACGCTGACCTCCAGGGCGGAACCGTTGCGCGTCAAGGAGATCCGGCACTGCGCGGCTTCCGCGTGGCGGACGACGTTGAGCAGCGCCTCACCGGCGATGAGGAACGCGGCCCGGGCCACGGCGGGCGGCACGTCGTCGAGCCTGCCGGTCGCGGTCACGTGCACCTCCACGTCGTCGGCGAAGCTCTCCGCGCGCCGGCGGACCGCCTGGGCCAGGTTCGGCCCGAGGTCGAGCGCGCGGGCGTTGCGCACGACCTGCCGCACGGTGCCGGTGAGCGCTTCCAGGTCCTCCACGGCCTCCTCGATCAGCGCGCGGGCGCGGGAGCCGGTCTGGTCCAGCGTCCGCAGCGCCACGCCCATCTGCTTGCCGATGCCCACCACGCTCGGTCCGATGTAGTCGTGCAGGTCGTTGCCGATCCGGCGCAGCTCCTCCCGCCGCTCGCGCTCGAACCGGGCGTCGGCCTCGTCCAGGGCCAGGGCCATCCGCGCCGAGTGCACCGCCGGGGCGGCCTGGCCCGCCATGTCCTCCAGCAGCCTGACGTCCCGCCGGCCGAGCGCTTCGCCCCTCGACCGGGCCTCGGCCACGAGCAGCCCGATCCTGCGGCCCTGGTGCTTGAGCACCACCGAGTGCCTGGCCGACCCGGTCGCCGCGCCGTGCACGGCCGACGGCTCGGAGTCGGGCAGGTCCAGGTGCACGGCCACGTACGGCAGCTTCAACCCCTTGCCGACCCACGTCACCACGGCGGGCAGCAGCTCGTGCCGGCGCATCGGGTGCGCGAGCGTGCGGCCGAGTTCGACCAGCGCCCCGTAGGGATCGGACCGCGCGCCGTACAGCGCGCGGTTCACCCCGCGCAGCAGCACCTTGTACAGGGGCGCGAGCGACGCGACGACCACGACGGTGGCGATCACGTTCTCGTCGGTGGGCGCCTTCATCGTGGTGACCAGGACGACGGCGGAGTACACGCCGATCAGCAGCGCGCCCAGGAACCCGTACAGCAGGGTGCGGTGCAGGATCAGCTCGATGTCGTACAGGCCGTAGCGCATGATCGCGATCACCACGGCCACCGGGAACGCCGCCGCCGCGGCCAGCCAGGCGCCCCACGCCTCCCCGAACGCCAGCTCCAGCCCCAGCGCGGGCACGAAGACGACCGAACCAGCCAGCACCCACCACACGCCGCGGCGTTGGGCTCCTCGTGGCGCCCTCCACCCGCGGACCACCAGCGACGCCATCGCGGCGCACAGGGCCGCCACGAACGCGGCGAACCCGACCGCCGCCACCGCCACCGGCACACCCCTCCGCGCGGTGCCGGTGAAGACCTGCTGCCAGAACGAGGCCGGGTCGCCCCAGGCCGCCCACCCGATGCCGATGACGGGCAGGAGCACGCCGAGCGCCGCGACCCCGACGGCGGCCCACCAGCGCCGACCGGGTGGGCGGCCCGTGGGGAACAGCAGGAGCACGACCGGCAGCAGCGAGTAGGTCGGCCACCACGCCCACGCGCCGACCCACGCCAACCAGCGCTGGTCGGGCAGCACGGTCGCGCCGACCGCCAGCGCGCCGCTCACGCCCGTCGCGAGCAGGCACCACCCCACCGGGTTGCGCTGGGCGTGCGCGACGACCCGCTCCCCCAGCAGGCAGTACACGACGGCGATGAACCAGCTGTGCGGGTGCGACGGCGCGGCGGCCCCGCCGACGCGCAGCGCCACCGCCGCCGCGACCAGGCCGACCGCGCCGACCGCGAGCAGCCGCGCGAGGAGCGCCACCCGGCCGCGCCGCCGCTCCTCCCGCTCCTCCAACGCTCTCTCCACGACACGTCCCCCCGCTCCGAGCCTGCGAACCCCGCCCCCGCCCGACCTCACGACGTGCCGTTGAGCCAGTGCCAGAAGTTGTGGCACGGCGATCCCTCGTCGTGCGCCACCACGTCCCGGTAGACGAACTCGACCGCGCCCGGCACCTCCGCCCCGTCGACGGGCAGGGCCGTCCCGCCGTCGTCGCCCGCGACGTGCGAGTGCCGGTGCACCTCGATGCCCACCTCCCCCTTGGCGGTGCTCAGCGCCGCGCGCATCGTCTCCAGGTCCGGCAGCAGCCCGGCCCCGACCAGCGCCCCGTACCGGGACTCGAACCAGACCAGCCCTTCGGCGACGCGTTCCGGGCCGACCGGCGCGGCGGTGGCGTGGGCGCCGGTGAAGTGCGGGTTGCCCACCGGCGCGAGCGCCGCGTAGAGGCGGAACACCCCGTACCACTCGGCCAGGTCCCCCAGGACGGGGTGCGAGAGCTGTCCTCGGTCTTCGGTGGGTGCGGTCATCGACTCTTCCTCCGGTTCACTGGTGTCCTCGTGCAGCCTGTCGAGCCCGGCGTCCCGGGAACCAGGGGCGGCCGTCCCGGATTTCCGGGCGGCGCGACACGCGAATCCGACACGTCCGGACGAGGGGTTGTGAATGCGTGCGCCGATCACCGCAATCGGCGCACCTCTCCGGACCACTGGGGCTCGATACAGCCACATGATGGCCACGATCCACCGTCTTGGCAACCGCGAAAGCACCCTGCCGCAGGCCCATTACCAGCGCAAACAGCAACGAACAAGGTCAGTTGACGCAGAACGCCGGAGAACTGCTCAGCAGTCCGCTTCACCTTCACAGCGAAGAACAGCGGCGTTCCGAGCGCCCTCCGGGAGGACTTCTCCGGAAACGGTGAATTGCGGCGCGCCACTCGGCGGGATTGCCGTCCGCGTCGCCGGCCGACCGGCCGCGGCGGTCCCGGGACCCGGTGACCGGTGCGGCGGACGAGTGCTCAGCGGGGACGAGCGGTCCGAGGTGGACGGTGGGTGACCAGTGGAGCCGATCACCTCTGCCGAACTTCCGGCGCGCCGTGATCATCCCGGCTGCCCGGCCGGTCGGCCGGAGGTAGCTTGCGAGGCATGGAGTTCGCCGTCCACATCACGACTTCCGCCTCCGGCCGCCGGCAGGGGGCGGCGCCGACGGAGGTCGACCCGGGAGCGCTGTGCTGGTGGTGCGGGCTGGCCGTCGACCCCCGGTGGCCGACCACCCACCCGGCCGCGCCCCTCGTCGTCGCGACGACGCCGCCGTCCACGGGAACGTGGCCGGAGCACCGGTTCTGCGCCGACCCGGTCAACCGGCGGTTCGACCGGGAGGACCCGGACGCCTCGGCGCCGGTGCGCCGCGCGCGCTTGGCGTTCGCCGTGCGGCTCGCGGGGGCGGACGACCTCACACGGGCGCGCGAGTGGCGGCGGTTCCAGCGGGGTGGCGATCCGGTGCGGACGCGGGTCGCGCACCTGCGCTCGCTGCTGCGCCTCGGTGTCCGCCCGCGGGCGGCCGACCTCGTCGCCGCGGCCGGCGGACCGCTGACCCGTCGGCTGTACCTGACGCGGGTCAACCGGTGGTCGCGTCGGGCGGAGCGGACCTGCTCGCCCTGAAACCCTCCAGTGATCAACGCCGCAGAGCGCCCGCCACAGGTGTGAAATCCGCGCTAGGTGGGCACCCGGTCCTCGTAACGATCACGCCGCGTCGCAGGAGACGGCGTGGCACGAGGACAAGGAAGCACTGACTGTGGGCATCCTGGGTTGGATCGTTCTGGGCCTGATCGCCGGCGCCATCGCCAAGGCCATCATGCCGGGCAAGGACCCCGGCGGCATCGTCATCACCATGCTGCTGGGCATCGTCGGCGCGATCATCGGTGGTTTCATCGGCCGCGCGATCTTCGGCTCCGACATCGGCAGCTTCTTCGACCTGAGCACCTGGCTGCTGGCCATCCTCGGCTCGCTGGTCGTGCTCGGCATCTACCACGTCGTCACCAAGCGGGGCCACCGCGCACACAGCTGACGCACACCACTACGTCACTCGGCCCGCCGGTCCCCCCGGCGGGCCGACGCGTGCGCGTGCCCGGTCACCCCGGGCTCAGGCCGGCGGGCGGCGCAGCGGCACGACCAGCCGCTCGGCCAGCCGTTCGAAGCCGATCCCGAACGTCTCGCGCACCACCACGCCGCCGGGCCCGAGGTCGAAGGTGGCCAGTTCGGTGTAGACGCGGGACACGCAGGCCAGGCCGGTCAGCGGATAGGTGCACTCGGGCACCAGCTTCGGCGTGCCGTCCCGGCCGAACAGGGTCATCATCACGAACACCTGCTTGGCGCCGGTCGCCAGGTCCATCGCGCCACCGACCGCCGGCACCGCGTCCGGGGCGCCGGTGTGCCAGTTGGCCAGGTCGCCGGTGGCCGAGACCTGGAACGCGCCCATGACGCAGACGTCGAGGTGACCGCCGCGCATCATCGCGAACGAGTCGGCGTGGTGGAAGTAGGCCGCGCCCGGCAGTTCGGTGACCGGGACCTTCCCGGCGTTGATCAGGTCGGGGTCGACCTCGTCGCCGACGGCGGCCGGTCCCATGTTCAACATGCCGTTCTCGGTGTGCAGCACGATCCCCGAGCCGGGCGGCAGGTGGTCGGCGACCAGCGTCGGCCGGCCGATGCCGAGGTTGACGAACGAGCCCGGCGGGATGTCGCGGGCCACCAGGGCGGCCAACTGGTGCTCGGTCAGCGGTTCACCCGTGCCGTCCAGGCTCATGCGGCCACCACCCTGTTGACGTAGATGCCCGGCGTCACGACGGTTTCCGGGTCCAGCTCGCCGATCTCGACGATCTCGCGGACCTGCGCGATCGTCGTGGTCGCGGCGGTGGCCATGACCGGGCCGAAGTTGCGGGCGGTCCGGCGGTAGACGAGGTTGCCCATCCGGTCCGCGCGGTGCGCGGCGATCAGCGCCACGTCACCGGCGATGGGGTGCTCCAGGACGTGGGTGCGGCCGTTGATCTCCCGCGTCTCCTTGCCCTCCGCCAACGGCGTGCCGACGCCGGTGGGGCAGTAGAACGCGCCGATCCCCGCCCCCGCCGCGCGCATCCGCTCGGCGAGGTTGCCCTGGGGCACCAGCTCCAGCTCGATCTCGCCCGCCCGGTACAGGCCGTCGAAGACCCACGAGTCGGACTGCCGGGGGAACGAGCACACCACCTTGCGGACCCGGCGCGCGGCGAGCAGGGCGGCGAGCCCGGTGTCACCGTTGCCCGCGTTGTTGGAGACGACCGTGAGGTCGGTGGCGCCCTGGTCGATCAGGGCCTCGACGAGCGCGACCGGCATCCCCGCCAAGCCGAAGCCGCCGACCAGCACCGTGCTGCCGTCCTCGATCCCCGAGACGGCCTCGGCCGCGGAGCCGCAGATCGTGGTCATCGGCCGGCGCCTCGCGCGGAGACGTTCTCCAGCACGACCGCCAGCCCCTGCCCGACGCCGATGCAGATCGCCGCGACGCCCCACCGGTCGCCGGTCTCGCGCAACCGGTGCGCCAGGGTCCCGAGGACCCGCGCGCCGGAAGCGCCCAGGGGGTGGCCGATCGCGATGGCGCCGCCCTTGGCGTTGACGACCTCCGGATCGGTCAGGCCCCGGCGGAGCCAGGCGTCCACGCACACGACCGACTGCACGGCGAACGCCTCGTTCAGCTCCACCGCGCCGACCTGGTCCCAGGTGACGCCCGCCCGCGCCAGGGCGAGGTCGGCCGCTTCGACCGGCGCGTACCCGAAGCGCCGCGGGTCCAGCGCGAACGCGCCCCGACCGGCGATCCGGGCCAGCGGGTCGATCCCGAGCGGGGCGGTCCCGCTCCCGATGAGCAGGGCGGCGGCGCCGTCGTTGAGCGGCGAGGCGTTGCCGGCGGTGATCGTGCCGCCGGACCGGAAGGACGGCTTGAGCTTCGCCAGCCCCTCGGCGGTCGACCCCGGCCGGATACCCTCGTCGCGGGTCACCTCACCGGCCGAACCGGTGACGGGAACGACCAGGTCGTCGTAGAACCCGGCCTCCCACGCCGCGTGCGCGGTGCGGTGGGAGCGGGCGGCGAACTCGTCCTGCCGCTCGCGGTCGACGCCGAACTCCTCGGCCAACAGCTCGTTGCACTCCCCCAGCCCGGTGGTCCACTCCGCGGGCATCCGGTCGTTCACCAGCCGCCAGCCCAGCGTGGTGGAGGGCGCGGCGAGGTCGCCCACCGGGAACGCCCGCGACGGCTTGGGCAGCACCCAGGGCGCCCTGGTCATCGACTCGACCCCGCCCGCGACCACCACGTCGGCGTCACCGGACTCGACCGCGCGGGACGCCGCCATGGCCGCGTCCAGCGACGAGCCGCACAGCCGGTTCACCGTCGTGGCGGGCACCGAGACCGGCAGCCCGGCCAGCAGCACCGCCATCCGCCCGACGTTGCGGTTGTCCTCGCCGGCCTGGTTGGCGCACCCCCAGACCACGTCCCCGATCCGGGCCCGGTCCAGGGACGGCGCCTTGTCCAGGACCGCCAGGAGCGCCGTCGCGGCCAGGTCGTCCGGCCGGTGCTCGGCGAGCGCGCCGCCGAACCGCCCGA
This genomic window from Saccharothrix sp. HUAS TT1 contains:
- a CDS encoding acyl-CoA carboxylase subunit beta produces the protein MTAQTLAAQTGSADLQADFRAPAVRLGRLLDPGSATPLHAPDDSGVTAVRGRVDGAPVIAYCTDATRMGGALGAAGARHIVTAIDTAVVEGAPVIGLWHSGGAKLADGVESMDGVGRMFAAMTRASGVVPQVSLVLGPAAGAAAYGPALTDVVVMSEDARLFVTGPEVVRSVTGEVIDMDGLGGPVAHGRKSGVAHLVVPTEAEAYLRVRRLVGFFTHPGAVDPTPEPDHDLAALLPESARRAYDVHPVVTGLLDDGVFEELQATWAPNVVVGLGRLRGRSVGVVANNPLRKGGCLDSLSAEKAARFVRMCDSLGVPLVVLVDVPGYLPGVGQEWGGVVRRGAKLLHAFAESTVPRVTLILRKSYGGAYIAMNSRSLGATAVFAWPGAEVAVMGTEAAVGILHRKKLAAVAESEREALRARLVEEHQRIAGGVDRALALGVVDEVIPPGQTRARLAGALADAPAGRGGHSNIPL
- a CDS encoding response regulator: MTQSEYRVLLVDDHPIFLKGVRGELEGAPDIVVVGDAGNAEDAVASAQRELPDVVVLDLRIPLAPDADPVLCGAAVIRRIAEVAPESKVLVLSMHEELEHVLAAVKAGAHGYLRKEEKALVQAVRAVAEGKMVFDPRVGRALLTMPVAAADGELPLNLTRAEYKTLRLAVRGLTNTQIAGEMRLTAKTVANRVLDIQGKLQVRTRHELVEKARQHGIGDSPG
- a CDS encoding 3-oxoacid CoA-transferase subunit B, with protein sequence MSLDGTGEPLTEHQLAALVARDIPPGSFVNLGIGRPTLVADHLPPGSGIVLHTENGMLNMGPAAVGDEVDPDLINAGKVPVTELPGAAYFHHADSFAMMRGGHLDVCVMGAFQVSATGDLANWHTGAPDAVPAVGGAMDLATGAKQVFVMMTLFGRDGTPKLVPECTYPLTGLACVSRVYTELATFDLGPGGVVVRETFGIGFERLAERLVVPLRRPPA
- a CDS encoding zinc-ribbon domain-containing protein, with translation MIIFGLRTKVFALAMLALLCPRCGNRSAHPLHRAVTKFTLFFVPLIPVKTRYTTQCTFCGLTNRLAKDQATQLLRQADVQRGPSQGATWH
- a CDS encoding acetyl-CoA C-acyltransferase produces the protein MTDSFLYAAARTPFGRFGGALAEHRPDDLAATALLAVLDKAPSLDRARIGDVVWGCANQAGEDNRNVGRMAVLLAGLPVSVPATTVNRLCGSSLDAAMAASRAVESGDADVVVAGGVESMTRAPWVLPKPSRAFPVGDLAAPSTTLGWRLVNDRMPAEWTTGLGECNELLAEEFGVDRERQDEFAARSHRTAHAAWEAGFYDDLVVPVTGSAGEVTRDEGIRPGSTAEGLAKLKPSFRSGGTITAGNASPLNDGAAALLIGSGTAPLGIDPLARIAGRGAFALDPRRFGYAPVEAADLALARAGVTWDQVGAVELNEAFAVQSVVCVDAWLRRGLTDPEVVNAKGGAIAIGHPLGASGARVLGTLAHRLRETGDRWGVAAICIGVGQGLAVVLENVSARGAGR
- the ccrA gene encoding crotonyl-CoA carboxylase/reductase → MSSLSEVLLRGAAPEEIARTPVPDDYVAAHLRVEDCDMFRGVEDKDVRKSLRVGPVPMPELAPDEVLVAVMASAVNYNTVWSAMFEPIPTFRFLKQFARQGGWATRHDLPHHVVGSDGAGVVARVGSGVRHWKPGDHVVVSPAYVDDQEPATHADGMMGAEQRAWGFETNFGGLAEYAVVRASQLIPKPGHLTWEEAATNPLCAGTAYRMLVSDRGARMKQGDVVLIWGAAGGLGAYAVQYVKNGGGIPVGVVGSERKAEVLRRLGCDIVINREEFGLTDDLGDDPDRVVEVGKRLGSLIRDRAGRDPDIVFEHVGRATFGLSVFVVRRGGVVVTCGSSTGYQHVYDNRYLWMKLKRVIGSHVANLQEQWEANRLVQSGRVVPTLSAVYPLSEVAEATRVVQENRHIGKVAVLCMAPEPGLGVTDPELRALIGEDRLNPLRGMTPALGER
- a CDS encoding sensor histidine kinase; its protein translation is MERALEEREERRRGRVALLARLLAVGAVGLVAAAVALRVGGAAAPSHPHSWFIAVVYCLLGERVVAHAQRNPVGWCLLATGVSGALAVGATVLPDQRWLAWVGAWAWWPTYSLLPVVLLLFPTGRPPGRRWWAAVGVAALGVLLPVIGIGWAAWGDPASFWQQVFTGTARRGVPVAVAAVGFAAFVAALCAAMASLVVRGWRAPRGAQRRGVWWVLAGSVVFVPALGLELAFGEAWGAWLAAAAAFPVAVVIAIMRYGLYDIELILHRTLLYGFLGALLIGVYSAVVLVTTMKAPTDENVIATVVVVASLAPLYKVLLRGVNRALYGARSDPYGALVELGRTLAHPMRRHELLPAVVTWVGKGLKLPYVAVHLDLPDSEPSAVHGAATGSARHSVVLKHQGRRIGLLVAEARSRGEALGRRDVRLLEDMAGQAAPAVHSARMALALDEADARFERERREELRRIGNDLHDYIGPSVVGIGKQMGVALRTLDQTGSRARALIEEAVEDLEALTGTVRQVVRNARALDLGPNLAQAVRRRAESFADDVEVHVTATGRLDDVPPAVARAAFLIAGEALLNVVRHAEAAQCRISLTRNGSALEVSVADDGRGMPEELPFGIGLASMKERCTGLGGDFSVDHLAPGTRITALIPFEMT
- a CDS encoding GlsB/YeaQ/YmgE family stress response membrane protein encodes the protein MGILGWIVLGLIAGAIAKAIMPGKDPGGIVITMLLGIVGAIIGGFIGRAIFGSDIGSFFDLSTWLLAILGSLVVLGIYHVVTKRGHRAHS
- a CDS encoding 3-oxoacid CoA-transferase subunit A, which produces MTTICGSAAEAVSGIEDGSTVLVGGFGLAGMPVALVEALIDQGATDLTVVSNNAGNGDTGLAALLAARRVRKVVCSFPRQSDSWVFDGLYRAGEIELELVPQGNLAERMRAAGAGIGAFYCPTGVGTPLAEGKETREINGRTHVLEHPIAGDVALIAAHRADRMGNLVYRRTARNFGPVMATAATTTIAQVREIVEIGELDPETVVTPGIYVNRVVAA